The Streptomyces sp. B3I8 nucleotide sequence CCCGCCCACCCAAGCGGGCTTCGCCGCCCGCCGGGCGCTGGACGAGGCCTGCATCCGGGTCGGCCTGGTGGGCCCCGAACACGTCGCGGAGCGGGCGGCAGCGGTGGTGCGCGCCGTGACCGAGGAGTTCCGCACCCACACCCCGGCCGCGAGCGCATCACCCGACCCCACGAACACCACACCCCTGCCCCGAGCCCAAGCACTACGAGCCCGATCGGCCACAACCGCCGACTTCCTCACGGCCGCACGCAGAGCCTTGGACGACGAATGACGTGGGGGTCACCTCTGTTCCTCATGCGGGAGTACCGCTCGACGAGGTGTACGACGTCGACATGTGGGTTCGGCGAGCCTGGCGTAGGTGCCGCCGGGGCCGGTCTCCTCCTCGGTGATCGCGGAGGCGGCGACCAGGCGCATGGGAAGGTAGCTCGTCGCGAGCGGTGCCCCGCGCCCCCTGCGGGTGAGGCGCGGGGCAGGGGGCTTCACGCCGGGCGGAGCCACAGTGTCGACAGCGGGGGCAGGGTCAGGGTGAGGCTGGCGGGGCGGCCGTGCCAGGGGTGGGGCGTCGGTTTCACCGGGTCCGGGTTGTGGGCGCCGGAGCCGCCGTAGCGGGTCGCGTCCGTGTTGAGGAGTTCGTGCCAGGCCGGTATGTCCTCCGGGACGCCCAGGCGGTAGTCCTCCCGGACCACCGGGGAGAAGTGGGACACCACCAGCAGCGGGGTGCCCTCCGCGTCGCGGCGCAGGAAGGCGAAGACGTTGTCCTCCGCCGCGTCGCCGACCACCCACGAGAAGCCGTCGGGCGAGGCGTCCCGTTCCCACAGGGCCGGAGTGCGGCGGTAGACCGTGTTGAGGTCGCGCACCAGGTCCCGTACGCCGCGGTGGTCCGGCTCCGCGCCGTACGCCGGGTCGAGCAGCCACCAGTCGGGGCCGTGCGCCTCCGACCACTCGGCGCCCTGCGCGAACTCCTGCCCCATGAAGAGGAGTTGCTTGCCGGGGTGGGCCCACATGAAGCCCAGGTACGCCCGCTCATTGGCGCGCTGCTGCCACCAGTCGCCCGGCATCTTGCTCACCAGCGAGCCCTTGCCGTGCACCACCTCGTCGTGCGAGATGGGCAGGACGTAGTTCTCGCTGTACGCGTACACCATCGAGAACGTCATCTCGCCGTGGTGGTACTTGCGGTGGACGGGGTCGTGACTCATGTAGTCGAGCGAGTCGTGCATCCAGCCCATGTTCCACTTCAGCCCGAACCCGAGCCCGCCGAAGCCGCCCGGGCCCTGGTGGTGGGTGGCCCGGGTGACGCCGTCCCACGCCGTGGACTCCTCGGCGACGGTCACGACGCCGGGGCACCGCCGGTACACGGTCGCGTTCATCTCCTGCAGGAACGCCACCGCGTCCAGGTTCTCCCGGCCGCCGTGCTCGTTCGGCGTCCACTGGCCCGGCTCGCGCGAGTAGTCGAGGTAGAGCATGGAGGCGACGGCGTCCACGCGCAGGCCGTCGATGTGGAACTCCTCGCACCAGTACACGGCGTTGGCGACGAGGAAGTTGCGCACCTCGTTGCGTCCGTAGTCGAACTCGAGGGTGCCCCAGTCGGGGTGGGCCGCGCGCAGCGGGTCCGCCGGTTCGTACAGCGGGCGGCCGTCGAACTCGGCCAGCGCCCACGCGTCGCGCGGGAAGTGGGCCGGCACCCAGTCCATCAGGACGCCTGTCCCGGACCGGTGCAGCGCGTCGATCAGGTACTTGAAGTCGTCGGGTGTGCCCAGGCGCGCGGTGGGCGCGTAGAAGCCGGTGACCTGGTAGCCCCAGGAGCCGCCGAAGGGGTGCTCCGCGACCGGCAGCAGTTCGACGTGCGTGAAGCCCATGTCGGACACGTACGCGGGGAGCTGCTCGGCCAGTTGGCGGTAGGTGAGGCCCGGGCGCCAGGACGGCAGGTGGACCTCGTAGACCGAGAACGGGGCCTCGTGCGCCGGGCGTTCGCCGCGCCGGGCCAGCCACTCGGCGTCGTCCCACTCGTGGTGCGAGGCCGTGACCACCGACGACGTGGCGGGCGGCACCTCGGTACGGCGGGCCATCGGGTCGGCGCGCATCGACCGGGACCCGTCCGGGCGCGTGATCTCGAACTTGTACAGCTCGCCCTCGCCGACCCCCGGCACGAACAGCTCCCACACCCCGGAGGAGCCGAGCGAACGCATCGGGAAGGCGGTGGCGTCCCAGAAGTTGAAGGTCCCCGCCACGCGCACGCCGCGCGCGTTCGGCGCCCAGACGCTGAACCTCGTGCCCGCCACGCCCTGGTGCGTCATGGGCTCGGCGCCCAGCACCCGCCACAGCTCCTCGTGCCGGCCCTCGCCGATGAGGTGCAGGTCGAACTCGCCGAGCGTGGGCAGGAAGCGGTAGGCGTCCTCCGTCTCCTGCGTGGCCCCCTCGTATGCGACGGCCAGGCGGTACTCCGGTACGTCGCGCAGGGGCAGCAGTCCGGAGAAGAAGCCGTCGCCGTCGTCGTGGAGCTCGGCCCTCAGTTCCCCGGTGACGACCGTGACGGACCGCGCGTAGGGGCGCAGCGCGCGGAACACCACCCCGCCGGAGACGGGGTGCGCGCCGAGCACGGAGTGCGGGGCGTGATGCGTACCGGCCAGCAGACGGGCGCGGTCCTCGGCGTGCACGGCGGGGGAGACGGTCACCTCGCCGGTGACAGCGGGGGCGGGGGGCATTTCGGGTGTCTTCCCCGACGGGGGCGGCGCGACGGCGGGTGCCTTCTTCGCCGCGGTCTTCTTGGCCGCCGTCTTCTTCGTGGGGGACGCGGTCTTCTTCGCGGTGGTCCTCTTCGGCGTGGCCTTCTTCGCGGCCGTCTTCTTCACCACTGCGGCCTCCTTCGCCGCCGCCTTCTTGGCCACGGCCTTGGTCGCGGCCGCCTTCTTGGCGACGGTCTTCTGGGCCACTGCCTTCTGGGCCACTGCTTTCTTGGCCACTGTCTTCTTCGCGACGGACTTCGTTCCCGCCGCCTTCTTCGCGGCGGCAGCCTTCTTGCCGCCGCTGGCCGGGTTCTTGCCGGCGCCGTTCTGGTGGGTGCTGTCGTCGGAGGAAGAGCGGGGGGTCACGGGTGGGGCCTCCTCGGCGGGTACGTCGGCAGGAAGGGCAGGGGCGGTGCGGCGGTGCGGAGGCGACCGGCCTCGTACCGACGGCGGCCGGTCACGAGGGCGCGTCCGCGGCCGGTCACGACGACGCGTCGGCGGCCAGTCGGCGCACCGCCGCCATCGGCACGGGCAGCCAGTCCGGTCGGTGCCGGGCCTCGTAGAGGACCTCGTAGACCGCCTTGTCGGTCTCGTAGGCCCGCAGCAGCACCGGCTCGGTGCGCGGGTCCACGCCCGCCACCTCCCCGTAACCGGTGCAGTAGGCGGCCCGGCAGGCGTCCGCCCAGTCACCGCCCGTACGCGGTGCGGCGACGCGCGCCGCGGTGGACGGCACGGAGTGGGCGGCGTAGTCGAAGGAGCGCAGCATCCCGGCGATGTCACGGGCCACCGGCTGCGGCAGACGCCGCTCGGTGAGCGGCTTGGACGGCTCGCCCTCGAAGTCGATCAGCGACCACGCACCGGACGCCGACCGCAGGCACTGCCCCAGGTGCAGATCGCCGTGGATGCGCTGCGCGGTCCAGGTGCGTCCCTCGGCCGCGAGGTCGCCCAGCGCGTCGAAGGCGGAGCGCAGCGCGGGGACGTACGGCCGCAGCGCGGGCACCGCCTGTGCCGTCGCCTCCAGCCGCTCGGTCATGCCGTCGACCAGTGGCCGCACCTGCGGATGCCCCAGCGTGACGGTGGGCAGCGCGCGGGCCAGCGCGGTGTGCACCTCGGCGGTGGCCCGGCCCAGCGCCCGCGCCTCGGCGGCGAAGTCCTCGCCCTTGGCCAGTTCGCGCAGCGCCAGCTCCCAGCCGTCGGTGGCGCCCCGCACGAAGGGCTGGAGCACGCCGAGGACGTACGGTTCGTCGGCGGGGTCGGCCCCGGCCGCGAAGCCGGACCGGTCCGCCGTCCCCGCCGTCTCGGCGAGTTCCGCCAGCAGCCAGCCGGTCGGTGCCGGGACCCGCGGGCAGTGTTCGCGGGCCAGCGCCAGCGGCAGTTCCAGATCGGGGTTCATGCCCGGCACGATGCGCCGCAGCAGCTTCAGGATGAACGTATCTCCGTAGATGATCGAGGAGTTCGACTGCTCCGCGGTGGCCACCCGCGGTACGAGTTCCTCACGTATCTCCTGGCGCGCGTCCCGCTCGAAGCGGAGTGCGCCGATGCGGGCCCGGGTGCGTATCGCCTCCAGCAGCAGGTCCGCGCAGCGGGTGTCGTACAGCGCCTCGAAGACGGTCCGTCCGGCGAGCGGACCCTGTTCCACGTGGCCGATCAGCGCGGGTGCCAGCCGGGGCGGCAGCACCTCGCGCACGCCTATGAGGAGCTGGTAGCAGTCCCCGGGGTGGGTGGGGGAGCCCTGGGTGGTGGGCTGGTGGGCGCGGACCAAGAGGTGGAACAGGCCGAGGCGGGAGCCCGCGGGCAGCAGCTCGGTGGCGGCGACCAGGGAGAACCCGGTGACGGGGCGGCCCTTGCCCGCGAACCAGCGCTGCCGCGGCAGCCACTCGCGCAGCAACGGATCGAGGGACGCGAGGAGGCCGGGGCTGGTCGTGACGGTGGTGGCACGGGTGACGGCTTCCGGCATGGCGTGCGTCCTTTCCCCGGAGTGGTCGGGGTGTCATTACTGCGTGCCCCGGGCGGGGCGAGGGAAACGCCTCGCCGGGGCCTGCCACGTGCGCGTACCGGCTCCCCGGGCCCGCGTACGGACCCAGAGGCAGCTCCCCGGTTCCGCGTACGGGCCCGGGACAAGCTCCCCGGGCCCGCGTACGGACCCGGGAGCGAAGTCCGGCCGACGATCGCCGGCCTCCCCGCGGAGCCGGAACCGATGATCAGCCGGCTTCCCTGCGGAGCCGGAACCAATAGAACCCGTGCCCCGCGAGCGTCAACAAATACGGCAGTTGCCCGATGGCCGGGAAACGCACTCCGCCGATCAGTTCGACCGGGTGGCGTCCTTCGAAGGCATGGAGGTCGAGTTCGGTGGGCTGGGCGAAGCGGGAGAAGTTGTGCACGCACAGGACGAGGTCGTCGCCGTGTTCCCGCAGGAAGGCCAGTACGGCCGGGTTGGAGGAGGACAGTTCGGTGTAGGAGCCGAGGCCGAAGGCGTGGTTCTGCTTGCGGATCTCGATCATCCGGCGGGTCCAGTGCAGCAGCGAGGAGGGCGAGGACATCGAGGCCTCGACGTTGGTGACCTGGTAGCCGTAGACGGGGTCCATGATCGTGGGCAGGAAGAGCCGTCCGGGGTCGCAGGAGGAGAACCCGGCGTTGCGGTCGGGGGTCCACTGCATGGGGGTGCGCACGGCGTCGCGGTCGCCGAGCCAGATGTTGTCGCCCATGCCGATCTCGTCGCCGTAGTACAGGATCGGCGAGCCGGGCAGGGAGAGCAGCAGCGCGGTGAACAGTTCGATCTGGTTGCGGTCGTTGTCCAGCAGGGGTGCGAGCCGCCGGCGGATGCCGATGTTGGCGCGCATGCGGGGGTCCTTGGCGTACTCGGCCCACATGTAGTCGCGTTCCTCGTCGGTGACCATCTCCAGGGTCAGCTCGTCGTGGTTGCGCAGGAAGATCCCCCACTGGCAGTTGGCGGGAATCGCCGGCGTCTTGGCGAGGATCTCGGAGACGGGGTAGCGCGATTCGCGGCGGACGGCCATGAAGATGCGGGGCATGACGGGGAAGTGGAACGCCATGTGGCACTCGTCGCCGCCGGTGCTGTAGTCGCCGAAGTAGTCGACCACGTCCTCCGGCCACTGATTGGCCTCCGCCAGCACCACGGTGTCCGGGTAGTGGGTGTCGATCTCCTTGCGCACCCGCTTGAGGAACTCGTGCGTGGCCGGGAGGTTCTCGCAGTTGGTGCCCTCCTCCTGGTAGAGGTACGGCACCGCGTCGAGCCGGAAGCCGTCGATCCCCAGGTCGAGCCAGAACCGCAGTGCGGAGATCATCTCCTCCTGCACGGCCGGGTTCTCGTAGTTCAGGTCCGGCTGGTGGGAGAAGAACCGGTGCCAGTAGTACTGCTTGCGGACCGGGTCGAAGGTCCAGTTGGAGGCCTCGGTGTCGACGAAGATGATCCGCGCGTCCTGGTACTGCTTGTCGTCGTCGGCCCAGACGTAGTAGTCGCCGTAGGGGCCGTCGGGGTCCTTGCGGGACTCCTGGAACCACGGGTGCTGGTCGCTGGTGTGGTTCATGACGAAGTCGATGATGACGCGCATGCCCCGCTGGTGCGCGGCGTCGACGAACTCCACGAAGTCCGCGAGGTCCCCGAACTCGGGCAGGACGGCGGTGTAGTCGGAGACGTCGTAGCCGCCGTCGCGGAGCGGGGACTTGAAGAAGGGCGGCAGCCACAGGCAGTCGACGCCGAGCCACTGCAGGTAGTCGAGTTTGGCGGTCAGGCCCTTGAGGTCGCCGACGCCGTCGCCGTCGCTGTCCTGGAAGGAGCGGACCAGGACCTCGTAGAAGACGGCGCGTTTGAACCAGTCCGGGTCCCGGTCCTTGGCGGGGGTGTCCTCGAAGGTGTCCGGGACGGGCTCATTGACGATCATGGTGTGGGTGACCCTCCGATCTGCGGTGAGGACGGTCGCAGGACGGTCAGCACGTGTGCCGGCCTGTCGCCCGGCTCCAGACGCACGTAATTGGCCCTGCCCCAGGAATAGGTGTCGCCGGTGAGCTCGTCACGCACCGGCACCGCCTCGTGCCAGTCGAGACCGAGCTGCGGCATGTCCAACGACACCGTCGCCTCCTGGGTGTGGAACGGGTCCAGGTTCACGACCACCAGAACCGTGTTCGCTCCGCGCTGCTTCGAGTAGACGAGGACCTCCTCCTTGTCGGCGTGATGGAAGTGCAGGTCGCGCAGTTGCCGGAGGGCCGGGCTGCGCCGCCGTATCGCGTTCAGTTCCGTGACCAGCCCGGCGATGCTGCGGCCCTCGCGTGCGGCGGCGGCCCAGTCGCGGGGCCGCAGCTGGTACTTCTCGCTGTCGAGGTACTCCTCGCTGCCCGGGCGCAGGGGGGTGTTCTCGCACAGTTCGTAGCCGCTGTAGATGCCCCAGGTGGGGGAGAGGGTGGCGGCGAGGACCGCGCGGACGGCGAAGGCGGGGCGGCCGCCGTGCTGGAGGTAGGCGTGCAGGATGTCGGGGGTGTTGGCGAAGAAGTTGGGCCGCATGTACGCGGCCGCCTCACCGGAGAGTTCGGTGAGGTACTCCGTCAGCTCCTCCTTGGTGGTGCGCCAGGTGAAGTACGTGTACGACTGCTGGAAGCCGACCGCGCCCAGGGTGTGCATCATCGCCGGACGCGTGAACGCCTCCGCCAGGAAGAGCACGTCCGGATCCCGGCCGTTGATCTCCCCGATCACCCGCTCCCAGAACACCACCGGCTTGGTGTGCGGGTTGTCCACCCGGAAGATCCGCACCCCGTGGTCCATCCAGTGCCGCAGCACCCGCACCGTCTCCGCGACCAGCCCGTCCATGTCCGCGTCGAACGCGATCGGATAGATGTCCTGGTACTTCTTCGGCGGGTTCTCCGCGTACGCGATCGACCCGTCGCTGCGGTGGTGGAACCACTCCGGGTGCTTCTCCACCCACGGATGGTCCGGCGAACACTGCAACGCGAAGTCCAGGGCCACTTCCAGGCCCAGTTCCCCGGCACGGGCGACGAAGGCGTCGAAGTCGTCCAGGGTGCCGAGCGCCGGATTGACGGCGTCGTGCCCGCCCTCCGGAGAGCCGATCGCCCACGGTACGCCCACGTCGTCCGGGCCGGCGGACAGAGTGTTGTTGGGGCCCTTGCGGAAGGTGGTGCCGATGGGGTGGATGGGCGGGAGGTAGACGACGTCGAAGCCCATGTCCGCGATGGCCGGAAGCCGCTCGGCGGCCGTGCGGAACGTGCCGTGCACCGTGGGGTCCAGGACCCCGCTCTCGCTGCGCGGGAAGAACTCGTACCAGGAGCCGAACAGCGCCCGCTCCCGCTCGACCAGCAGTTCGAGCTCCTCCGAGGTGCTGACGGGGTCCCGCAGCGGGTGTCGGGCCAGTACCCGGTCCACCTCGGGGGTGAGTGCCGCCGCGAGCCGGGAGGCGACCGGGCGGGCGGTGTCGCGCAGGGCGGCCACGGCGGCACGCAGCACGTCGCGGGCCCGGCCCACCTCCTCCTCGTCCTCCTCCGGTATGCCGGCGGCTATGCCCTCGGCGGCCCGCTCGTGGAGTCGCGCACCCTCCTCCAGGACCAATTCCGTGTCCTGACCTGCGGGCACCTTGATGCCGGCGTGGTGCCGCCAGGTGGTGACCGGGTCGCCCCACGCCTCCACCCGGTACCTCCAGCGGCCCTCGGCCGGAACCGACACGCGGGCGCCCCAGCGGTCCGTGCCGGGGGCGAGCTCGCGCATCGGGGTCCAGGGACCCGGACGGCCCTCCGGGTCCGTCAGGACGACGTTGGCGGCGACGGCGTCGTGGCCTTCACGGAAGACGGTGGCCGAGATCTCGAACTCCTCCCCGACCACGGCCTTGGCCGGGCGCCGGCCGCGCAGGACGACCGGCGCCACGTCCAGGACGGGGATGCGCCCGACGGCCTGGGCGGCGGCGGATACGGAGGCCGGAGCCGAACCGGGGCGCGCGGGGGCGGCCGGGGCGGAATCGGCGCGCGAGGGGGCCGTCCCGGGCGCGGTGGCGACCGGTGGGGGTGCTCCCGGGCCCGGTGGGCCGGCGGTGGTGATGCCGGTGGGGCCGGTGGTCGGGGTTGCCGACGGGTCGTGCGTGGCGGGCATGACCGCTCCTGTCCGCTGCGAACGTGGGTGGGCGGCTGGCGGGTGTGGTGGGTGGTCCGGGGCCTGCGGGACGTACCGGAGGAGCCTTCCCACCCTGTTCGGGTGAGCAATCCGGCACTTTGTTAACTACTCACGCGTATGTCTGCGTTCAAACCCGCTGCGCTCGGCCATGTTCGAGAAGCGGCCGAATTTTGCCGGGAGCAGACGAGACCGGACAGGGACGTACGGGAGCGCACGGTAACCGAGGGGAGCGGACGGAGATGGGAGGGAAGCGGAAGGAGAGCGGAACGGAGCCGAAAGGGGAGTGAACCGGAGGAGGAAAAGGGAAGCGGGGTGGGGAGGACTGCGGAGGGAGGACTGAAGGAGGAGGCGGGAGGGAGGTGAGAGAAGACGACCTGAGGCGTTTTCGCATGTTTTCTTCGCCGAGTGCGCGGTACTGACGCAACGCGCCGTCGAGCGCCGTGGTTGCCGGACCGTCGGCACCGTTACCGTCGTGAGTGACGAAGGCCGTACGCACAGTGCGGTCCGAAGCCGCGTACGCCCCTGGTGAAGGTGGGACTTTTGAAGGCCATCCGCAGGTTCACCGTCCGTCCCGTACTCCCCGACGCCCTCAAGCCGCTGAGCGACCTCGCGCACAATCTGCGCTGGTCCTGGCATGCCGAGACCCGTGACCTCTTCCAGTCCGTGGACCCCGAACAGTGGGCCGCCTGTGGCGGCGACCCCGTGCGGCTCCTGGGCAGCGTCCCGTCCGCGCGCCTGACCGAGCTGGCCGGGGACCGCCGGTTCCTGCGCCGACTGACCGCCGCCGCCGACGACCTCGCCGACTACACGAGCGGCGACCGGTGGTACCAGACGCAGGCGCAGTCGGCCGAGCTGCCGTCCGCGATCGCCTACTTCTCGCCGGAATTCGGCATCACGGCCGCGCTGCCGCAGTACTCCGGGGGGCTCGGCATTCTGGCCGGCGACCACCTCAAGTCCGCCAGCGACCTGGGCGTCCCGCTCATCGGCGTCGGCCTGCTCTACCGGCACGGCTACTTCCGCCAGTCCCTCTCCCGCGACGGCTGGCAGCAGGAGCACTATCCGGTGCTCGACCCGCACGAGCTGGCCCTCGCCCCGCTCACCGAGGAGGACGGCACGCCGTGCCACCTCACCCTCGCCCTGCCCGGCGGCCGTCGGCTGAGCGCCCGGATCTGGCTGGCCCGGGTCGGCAGGATCCCGCTGCTCCTGCTCGACTCCGACGTCGAGGAGAACGACCTCGGCGAGCGCGACGTCACCGACCGGCTCTACGGCGGCGGCAGCGAGCACCGGCTGCTCCAGGAGATGCTGCTCGGCATAGGGGGTGTCCGCGCCGTGCGCACGTACTGCCGGCTCACCGGCCACCCCGCACCGGAGGTCTTCCACACCAACGAGGGGCACGCCGGGTTCCTCGGCCTGGAGCGGATCGCCGAGCTGTGCGACGCGGGGCTCGACTTCGACGCCGCTCTGGAGGCCGTCCGCGCGGGCACCGTGTTCACCACGCACACGCCCGTCCCGGCCGGCATCGACCGCTTCGACCGGGAACTGGTCGCCCGCCACTTCGGCCCCGACGCCGAACTGCCCCGCATCGACGTGCAGCGGGTTCTCCACCTGGGGATGGAGACCTACGCGGGCGGGGAGCCCAACCTGTTCAACATGGCCGTGATGGGCCTGCGTCTCGGGCAGCGTGCCAACGGCGTCTCCCTGCTGCACGGCCACGTCAGCCGGGAGATGTTCTCCGGACTCTGGCCGGGATTCGACGCCGACGAGGTGCCGATCACCTCCGTCACCAACGGGGTGCACGCCCCGACCTGGGTGGCCCCCGAGGTGGTCCGGCTCGGCGCCCGGCAGATCGGGGCGAAGCGCGCCGAGGACGCCATGACCGTCGGCGACTCCGACCGCTGGGACTCGGTCGCGGACCTCGCCGACCAGGACATCTGGGGCCTGCGCCGGACGCTGCGGGAGAAACTGGTGCGGGAGGTGCGGGAGCGGCTGCACGCCTCCTGGCGGCAGCGCGGGGCCGGCACCGCCGAGCTCGGCTGGATCGACGACGTCCTCGACCCGGACGTGCTGACCGTCGGCTTCGCCCGCCGCGTCCCCTCGTACAAGCGGCTCACGCTGATGCTGCGCGACCGGGACCGGCTGATGGAACTGCTGCTGCACCCGGAGCGGCCGGTGCAGATCGTCGTCGCCGGCAAGGCGCACCCCGCGGACGACGGCGGCAAGCGGCTGATCCAGGAGCTGGTCCGGTTCGCCGACGACCCCCGGGTGCGGCACCGCATCGTCTTCCTGCCCGACTACGGCATGGCGATGGCGCAGAAGCTCTACCCCGGCTGCGACGTGTGGCTCAACAACCCGCTGCGGCCCCTGGAGGCGTGCGGCACCAGCGGGATGAAGGCCGCGCTCAACGGCTGCCTCAACCTGTCCGTGCGGGACGGCTGGTGGGACGAGTGGTTCCAGCCCGACTTCGGCTGGGCGATCCCCACGGCGGACGGCGCGGCCACCGACGACGACCGGCGCGACGAGCTGGAGGCGGCGGCGCTCTACGACCTCCTGGAGCACCGGGTGGCGCCCCGCTTCTACGAGCGCGGCGCGGACGGGCTGCCCGACCGCTGGATCCAGATGGTCCGCCGCACCCTCACCCACCTCGGCCCGAAGGTGCTGGCCGGACGGATGGTCCGGGAGTACG carries:
- the glgB gene encoding 1,4-alpha-glucan branching enzyme, with the translated sequence MTPRSSSDDSTHQNGAGKNPASGGKKAAAAKKAAGTKSVAKKTVAKKAVAQKAVAQKTVAKKAAATKAVAKKAAAKEAAVVKKTAAKKATPKRTTAKKTASPTKKTAAKKTAAKKAPAVAPPPSGKTPEMPPAPAVTGEVTVSPAVHAEDRARLLAGTHHAPHSVLGAHPVSGGVVFRALRPYARSVTVVTGELRAELHDDGDGFFSGLLPLRDVPEYRLAVAYEGATQETEDAYRFLPTLGEFDLHLIGEGRHEELWRVLGAEPMTHQGVAGTRFSVWAPNARGVRVAGTFNFWDATAFPMRSLGSSGVWELFVPGVGEGELYKFEITRPDGSRSMRADPMARRTEVPPATSSVVTASHHEWDDAEWLARRGERPAHEAPFSVYEVHLPSWRPGLTYRQLAEQLPAYVSDMGFTHVELLPVAEHPFGGSWGYQVTGFYAPTARLGTPDDFKYLIDALHRSGTGVLMDWVPAHFPRDAWALAEFDGRPLYEPADPLRAAHPDWGTLEFDYGRNEVRNFLVANAVYWCEEFHIDGLRVDAVASMLYLDYSREPGQWTPNEHGGRENLDAVAFLQEMNATVYRRCPGVVTVAEESTAWDGVTRATHHQGPGGFGGLGFGLKWNMGWMHDSLDYMSHDPVHRKYHHGEMTFSMVYAYSENYVLPISHDEVVHGKGSLVSKMPGDWWQQRANERAYLGFMWAHPGKQLLFMGQEFAQGAEWSEAHGPDWWLLDPAYGAEPDHRGVRDLVRDLNTVYRRTPALWERDASPDGFSWVVGDAAEDNVFAFLRRDAEGTPLLVVSHFSPVVREDYRLGVPEDIPAWHELLNTDATRYGGSGAHNPDPVKPTPHPWHGRPASLTLTLPPLSTLWLRPA
- a CDS encoding maltokinase, translating into MPEAVTRATTVTTSPGLLASLDPLLREWLPRQRWFAGKGRPVTGFSLVAATELLPAGSRLGLFHLLVRAHQPTTQGSPTHPGDCYQLLIGVREVLPPRLAPALIGHVEQGPLAGRTVFEALYDTRCADLLLEAIRTRARIGALRFERDARQEIREELVPRVATAEQSNSSIIYGDTFILKLLRRIVPGMNPDLELPLALAREHCPRVPAPTGWLLAELAETAGTADRSGFAAGADPADEPYVLGVLQPFVRGATDGWELALRELAKGEDFAAEARALGRATAEVHTALARALPTVTLGHPQVRPLVDGMTERLEATAQAVPALRPYVPALRSAFDALGDLAAEGRTWTAQRIHGDLHLGQCLRSASGAWSLIDFEGEPSKPLTERRLPQPVARDIAGMLRSFDYAAHSVPSTAARVAAPRTGGDWADACRAAYCTGYGEVAGVDPRTEPVLLRAYETDKAVYEVLYEARHRPDWLPVPMAAVRRLAADASS
- the treS gene encoding maltose alpha-D-glucosyltransferase, which codes for MIVNEPVPDTFEDTPAKDRDPDWFKRAVFYEVLVRSFQDSDGDGVGDLKGLTAKLDYLQWLGVDCLWLPPFFKSPLRDGGYDVSDYTAVLPEFGDLADFVEFVDAAHQRGMRVIIDFVMNHTSDQHPWFQESRKDPDGPYGDYYVWADDDKQYQDARIIFVDTEASNWTFDPVRKQYYWHRFFSHQPDLNYENPAVQEEMISALRFWLDLGIDGFRLDAVPYLYQEEGTNCENLPATHEFLKRVRKEIDTHYPDTVVLAEANQWPEDVVDYFGDYSTGGDECHMAFHFPVMPRIFMAVRRESRYPVSEILAKTPAIPANCQWGIFLRNHDELTLEMVTDEERDYMWAEYAKDPRMRANIGIRRRLAPLLDNDRNQIELFTALLLSLPGSPILYYGDEIGMGDNIWLGDRDAVRTPMQWTPDRNAGFSSCDPGRLFLPTIMDPVYGYQVTNVEASMSSPSSLLHWTRRMIEIRKQNHAFGLGSYTELSSSNPAVLAFLREHGDDLVLCVHNFSRFAQPTELDLHAFEGRHPVELIGGVRFPAIGQLPYLLTLAGHGFYWFRLRREAG
- a CDS encoding alpha-1,4-glucan--maltose-1-phosphate maltosyltransferase gives rise to the protein MPATHDPSATPTTGPTGITTAGPPGPGAPPPVATAPGTAPSRADSAPAAPARPGSAPASVSAAAQAVGRIPVLDVAPVVLRGRRPAKAVVGEEFEISATVFREGHDAVAANVVLTDPEGRPGPWTPMRELAPGTDRWGARVSVPAEGRWRYRVEAWGDPVTTWRHHAGIKVPAGQDTELVLEEGARLHERAAEGIAAGIPEEDEEEVGRARDVLRAAVAALRDTARPVASRLAAALTPEVDRVLARHPLRDPVSTSEELELLVERERALFGSWYEFFPRSESGVLDPTVHGTFRTAAERLPAIADMGFDVVYLPPIHPIGTTFRKGPNNTLSAGPDDVGVPWAIGSPEGGHDAVNPALGTLDDFDAFVARAGELGLEVALDFALQCSPDHPWVEKHPEWFHHRSDGSIAYAENPPKKYQDIYPIAFDADMDGLVAETVRVLRHWMDHGVRIFRVDNPHTKPVVFWERVIGEINGRDPDVLFLAEAFTRPAMMHTLGAVGFQQSYTYFTWRTTKEELTEYLTELSGEAAAYMRPNFFANTPDILHAYLQHGGRPAFAVRAVLAATLSPTWGIYSGYELCENTPLRPGSEEYLDSEKYQLRPRDWAAAAREGRSIAGLVTELNAIRRRSPALRQLRDLHFHHADKEEVLVYSKQRGANTVLVVVNLDPFHTQEATVSLDMPQLGLDWHEAVPVRDELTGDTYSWGRANYVRLEPGDRPAHVLTVLRPSSPQIGGSPTP
- a CDS encoding glycosyltransferase family 1 protein, encoding MKAIRRFTVRPVLPDALKPLSDLAHNLRWSWHAETRDLFQSVDPEQWAACGGDPVRLLGSVPSARLTELAGDRRFLRRLTAAADDLADYTSGDRWYQTQAQSAELPSAIAYFSPEFGITAALPQYSGGLGILAGDHLKSASDLGVPLIGVGLLYRHGYFRQSLSRDGWQQEHYPVLDPHELALAPLTEEDGTPCHLTLALPGGRRLSARIWLARVGRIPLLLLDSDVEENDLGERDVTDRLYGGGSEHRLLQEMLLGIGGVRAVRTYCRLTGHPAPEVFHTNEGHAGFLGLERIAELCDAGLDFDAALEAVRAGTVFTTHTPVPAGIDRFDRELVARHFGPDAELPRIDVQRVLHLGMETYAGGEPNLFNMAVMGLRLGQRANGVSLLHGHVSREMFSGLWPGFDADEVPITSVTNGVHAPTWVAPEVVRLGARQIGAKRAEDAMTVGDSDRWDSVADLADQDIWGLRRTLREKLVREVRERLHASWRQRGAGTAELGWIDDVLDPDVLTVGFARRVPSYKRLTLMLRDRDRLMELLLHPERPVQIVVAGKAHPADDGGKRLIQELVRFADDPRVRHRIVFLPDYGMAMAQKLYPGCDVWLNNPLRPLEACGTSGMKAALNGCLNLSVRDGWWDEWFQPDFGWAIPTADGAATDDDRRDELEAAALYDLLEHRVAPRFYERGADGLPDRWIQMVRRTLTHLGPKVLAGRMVREYVERLYTPAARAHRAMTPQVARDLAGWKARVRGAWPRVTVEHVETSSAADRAELGAALVVRVRVALGELAPDDVEVQVVSGRVDEEDRIADASVVPLKPAGGGEDGRWVYEGPLSLDRAGPFGYTVRILPSHPLLASPAELGLLVVPPDGTGEGAGVLMR